One Drosophila kikkawai strain 14028-0561.14 chromosome 3L, DkikHiC1v2, whole genome shotgun sequence genomic window carries:
- the Rgl gene encoding ral guanine nucleotide dissociation stimulator-like 1 isoform X2: MSQNVADSLPTWRLWGEEHEKNAIFTVYLKKVRYHRPTPTASNDSDDEISHLEWETVRVRFVKAATLARLVEALATDDGELESTFINVFLSTYRTFSTPKQVLSLLTQRYDALHEKHLEELEQAQESGQSMDPAYDPHASIHEQHKKTLVSALHVWLDGFPEDWHEDNLQQILGFATKRLKRSDLHIKVLNRLERLIRQACYGNGSGGGGGGGGGLEGNGLSWLSAAGSQPVQQFLIPTHYGSSYDLTDQFNGLYLSPMGHGPIYRGPTHFLQAFRFPHVPVRHFAEQLTRMDTELFKRLIPHQCLGHTWARRDSGGSETVVATINQFNAVLFRVVSSILIDRLKPQERALNISRWIDIAQELRMLKNFSSLKAIISALNSNSIYRLSKIWEVLPKERMEVFTELARICSEDNNAWTLREVLKREGTAKNPDPGSDQSDRHLQKLILNLGTQTSHGTIPYLGTFLTDLTMIHTANPDYLTEDKLINFDKKRKEFEVLAQIKLLQGAANTYNLQADALFDHWFNSMPVFDEREAFELSCRLEPPPPAPRKSVVSTNTSLTNTTNSSTASIMGHRKTDSIHSNSSSGAGSQFYCELNSSTSSRHNSLDRDAHHQHASLMSASSSVSNLSLDSSNSGGRQSGKLTHSQSMGNGLKSHGNGTTTNGGSPHINAQLVQPSGGTPQSAPDFYIIRVTYETDNIELDGIVLYKSIMLGNNERTPQVIRNAMLKLGLEDDPDRFTLAQVLPDKELVMPKNANVYYAVNTNYNLNFILRPRKEEGVAGS, from the exons ATGAGTCAAAATGTGGCCGATAGTTTG CCCACGTGGCGCCTTTGGGGCGAAGAGCACGAGAAGAATGCAATTTTCACCGTCTACCTGAAGAAGGTGCGCTACCACCGACCAACGCCCACGGCCAGCAAT GACTCTGATGATGAGATCTCCCATTTGGAGTGGGAGACAGTGCGAGTGCGCTTTGTGAAGGCGGCGACACTGGCCCGTCTGGTGGAGGCTTTGGCCACCGATGACGGGGAGCTGGAGTCGACGTTTATTAACGTGTTCCTGTCCACATACCGCACCTTCTCCACGCCAAAGCAGGTGCTTAGTCTGTTGACGCAGCGCTATGATGCGCTGCACGAGAAGCAcctggaggagctggagcaggcaCAGGAGAGTGGCCAATCCATGGACCCTGCCTACGATCCGCATGCCTCCATCCATGAGCAGCACAAGAAAACGCTAGTCTCGGCGCTGCATGTGTGGCTGGATGGATTTCCAGAGGATTGGCATGAGGACAACCTGCAGCAG atCTTGGGCTTTGCCACCAAGCGACTGAAACGCTCCGACCTGCACATCAAGGTGTTGAATCGTCTAGAGCGGCTTATTCGCCAGGCTTGTTATGGAAAtggcagtggcggcggcggaggcggaggtggTGGCTTGGAGGGTAATGGCCTTTCTTGGCTTTCTGCCGCAGGCTCACAGCCGGTGCAACAGTTTCTGATTCCCACACACTATGGCTCCTCGTACGACCTCACCGATCAGTTTAATGGTCTGTATCTCTCGCCCATGGGCCATGGACCCATCTACCGTGGACCCACACATTTTCTGCAGGCCTTCCGCTTTCCCCACGTGCCCGTCCGGCACTTTGCCGAGCAGCTGACCCGCATGGACACGGAGCTGTTCAAGCGTCTGATACCCCATCAGTGTCTCGGACACACGTGGGCGCGAAGGGATAGCGGTGGATCGGAGACAGTGGTGGCCACCATTAATCAGTTCAATGCAGTGCTCTTCCGGGTGGTGTCCAGCATCCTGATAGATCGGCTGAAGCCTCAG GAGCGCGCTCTAAACATTTCACGATGGATTGACATTGCCCAGGAGCTGCGCATGCTCAAGAACTTTAGCTCGCTCAAGGCCATCATTTCGGCTCTGAACTCCAATTCCATCTACAGGCTTTCCAAAATTTGGGAGGTTTTGCCCAAAGAGAGG ATGGAAGTCTTTACGGAGCTGGCGAGAATTTGTTCGGAGGACAACAATGCCTGGACCCTGCGAGAGGTGCTAAAGCGTGAGGGAACGGCCAAGAACCCGGATCCAGGCAGCGATCAGAGTGACCGGCACCTGCAGAAGCTTATCCTTAACCTGGGCACTCAGACCTCACATGGCACGATACCCTACTTGGGTACCTTCCTCACCGACCTGACCATGATCCACACGGCCAATCCCGACTACCTCACCGAGGACAAGTTGATCAACTTTGACAAAAAACGCAAGGAGTTCGAGGTTCTGGCGCAAATCAAGCTCCTCCAGGGCGCGGCCAACACTTATAATCTCCAGGCGGATGCCCTCTTCGATCACTGGTTCAACTCGATGCCGGTCTTCGATGAACGCGAAGCCTTTGAACTGAGCTGCAGGCTGGaaccgccgccgccagctCCACGGAAATCGGTGGTCAGCACGAATACATCGCTCACCAATACCACCAACTCGTCGACGGCCTCGATTATGGGCCACCGGAAGACTGACTCCATACACTCCAACTCGAGCAGCGGAGCAGGATCACAGTTCTACTGCGAGCTGAACAGCAGCACTAGCTCCAGGCACAACTCCCTTGATCGGGATGCCCATCACCAGCATGCCTCCCTTATGTCCGCCTCGAGCAGTGTATCCAATCTGTCGCTGGACTCCAGCAACTCCGGCGGTCGGCAGTCTGGTAAGTTGACACACTCGCAGTCCATGGGCAACGGCTTAAAGTCCCACGGGAATGGCACCACCACGAATGGCGGCTCGCCGCACATCAACGCCCAGCTGGTGCAGCCCTCAGGCGGTACTCCGCAATCCGCGCCAGATTTCTACATCATCCGGGTCACCTACGAAACGGACAACATCGAGCTGGACGGAATTGTGCTGTACAAGAGCATAATGCTAGGCAACAACGAGCGGACGCCGCAGGTAATACGCAATGCTATGCTGAAGCTGGGCCTTGAGGACGATCCGGACAGGTTCACCCTGGCGCAGGTGCTGCCCGACAAGGAGCTGGTCATGCCCAAGAATGCGAATGTCTACTACGCGGTCAACACGAACTACAACCTCAACTTTATCCTGAGGCCGCGCAAGGAAGAGGGCGTGGCGGGCAGCTAG
- the Rgl gene encoding ral guanine nucleotide dissociation stimulator-like 1 isoform X1, whose protein sequence is MNFTSRANCKCPHSQKHQQQKPALIKSHTCAYQLQDLSGYNRALMPPLDNTDFSSAWRQVNNNTSSHSCAYHQQKEQQEDLKKHYHHHTCPRQRKKSSTPLPPVDMCQQSKQQQQQRRSRSASAKPRRNSSYHSYDDLDVSSAVLNAERKVVASLKYLCACTGATLRNLSKKTKDLHAKNYTYTKPTWRLWGEEHEKNAIFTVYLKKVRYHRPTPTASNDSDDEISHLEWETVRVRFVKAATLARLVEALATDDGELESTFINVFLSTYRTFSTPKQVLSLLTQRYDALHEKHLEELEQAQESGQSMDPAYDPHASIHEQHKKTLVSALHVWLDGFPEDWHEDNLQQILGFATKRLKRSDLHIKVLNRLERLIRQACYGNGSGGGGGGGGGLEGNGLSWLSAAGSQPVQQFLIPTHYGSSYDLTDQFNGLYLSPMGHGPIYRGPTHFLQAFRFPHVPVRHFAEQLTRMDTELFKRLIPHQCLGHTWARRDSGGSETVVATINQFNAVLFRVVSSILIDRLKPQERALNISRWIDIAQELRMLKNFSSLKAIISALNSNSIYRLSKIWEVLPKERMEVFTELARICSEDNNAWTLREVLKREGTAKNPDPGSDQSDRHLQKLILNLGTQTSHGTIPYLGTFLTDLTMIHTANPDYLTEDKLINFDKKRKEFEVLAQIKLLQGAANTYNLQADALFDHWFNSMPVFDEREAFELSCRLEPPPPAPRKSVVSTNTSLTNTTNSSTASIMGHRKTDSIHSNSSSGAGSQFYCELNSSTSSRHNSLDRDAHHQHASLMSASSSVSNLSLDSSNSGGRQSGKLTHSQSMGNGLKSHGNGTTTNGGSPHINAQLVQPSGGTPQSAPDFYIIRVTYETDNIELDGIVLYKSIMLGNNERTPQVIRNAMLKLGLEDDPDRFTLAQVLPDKELVMPKNANVYYAVNTNYNLNFILRPRKEEGVAGS, encoded by the exons ATG AATTTCACAAGTCGAGCCAACTGCAAATGCCCGCATAGCCAgaagcaccagcagcagaagcCCGCTCTCATCAAGAGTCACACCTGTGCCTACCAGCTCCAGGATCTCAGTGGCTATAACCGCGCCCTCATGCCGCCGCTGGACAACACGGACTTTAGCAGCGCCTGGCGCCAGGTGAACAACAACACCTCCAGCCACTCCTGTGCCTACCAtcagcagaaggagcagcaggaggactTGAAGAAGCACTACCATCACCATACCTGTCCCAGGCAGCGGAAAAAGTCCTCGACGCCCCTTCCGCCCGTGGACATGTGCCAACAGtctaagcagcagcagcaacagcggaGATCCCGCTCTGCCTCTGCCAAGCCACGCCGGAACAGTTCGTATCACTCCTATGACGACCTGGACGTCTCCTCGGCGGTGCTCAATGCCGAACGGAAGGTAGTTGCCAGCCTTAAGTACCTGTGCGCCTGCACTGGCGCCACGCTAAGGAATCTCTCCAAGAAGACCAAGGACCTGCACGCCAAAAACTATACTTACACAAAG CCCACGTGGCGCCTTTGGGGCGAAGAGCACGAGAAGAATGCAATTTTCACCGTCTACCTGAAGAAGGTGCGCTACCACCGACCAACGCCCACGGCCAGCAAT GACTCTGATGATGAGATCTCCCATTTGGAGTGGGAGACAGTGCGAGTGCGCTTTGTGAAGGCGGCGACACTGGCCCGTCTGGTGGAGGCTTTGGCCACCGATGACGGGGAGCTGGAGTCGACGTTTATTAACGTGTTCCTGTCCACATACCGCACCTTCTCCACGCCAAAGCAGGTGCTTAGTCTGTTGACGCAGCGCTATGATGCGCTGCACGAGAAGCAcctggaggagctggagcaggcaCAGGAGAGTGGCCAATCCATGGACCCTGCCTACGATCCGCATGCCTCCATCCATGAGCAGCACAAGAAAACGCTAGTCTCGGCGCTGCATGTGTGGCTGGATGGATTTCCAGAGGATTGGCATGAGGACAACCTGCAGCAG atCTTGGGCTTTGCCACCAAGCGACTGAAACGCTCCGACCTGCACATCAAGGTGTTGAATCGTCTAGAGCGGCTTATTCGCCAGGCTTGTTATGGAAAtggcagtggcggcggcggaggcggaggtggTGGCTTGGAGGGTAATGGCCTTTCTTGGCTTTCTGCCGCAGGCTCACAGCCGGTGCAACAGTTTCTGATTCCCACACACTATGGCTCCTCGTACGACCTCACCGATCAGTTTAATGGTCTGTATCTCTCGCCCATGGGCCATGGACCCATCTACCGTGGACCCACACATTTTCTGCAGGCCTTCCGCTTTCCCCACGTGCCCGTCCGGCACTTTGCCGAGCAGCTGACCCGCATGGACACGGAGCTGTTCAAGCGTCTGATACCCCATCAGTGTCTCGGACACACGTGGGCGCGAAGGGATAGCGGTGGATCGGAGACAGTGGTGGCCACCATTAATCAGTTCAATGCAGTGCTCTTCCGGGTGGTGTCCAGCATCCTGATAGATCGGCTGAAGCCTCAG GAGCGCGCTCTAAACATTTCACGATGGATTGACATTGCCCAGGAGCTGCGCATGCTCAAGAACTTTAGCTCGCTCAAGGCCATCATTTCGGCTCTGAACTCCAATTCCATCTACAGGCTTTCCAAAATTTGGGAGGTTTTGCCCAAAGAGAGG ATGGAAGTCTTTACGGAGCTGGCGAGAATTTGTTCGGAGGACAACAATGCCTGGACCCTGCGAGAGGTGCTAAAGCGTGAGGGAACGGCCAAGAACCCGGATCCAGGCAGCGATCAGAGTGACCGGCACCTGCAGAAGCTTATCCTTAACCTGGGCACTCAGACCTCACATGGCACGATACCCTACTTGGGTACCTTCCTCACCGACCTGACCATGATCCACACGGCCAATCCCGACTACCTCACCGAGGACAAGTTGATCAACTTTGACAAAAAACGCAAGGAGTTCGAGGTTCTGGCGCAAATCAAGCTCCTCCAGGGCGCGGCCAACACTTATAATCTCCAGGCGGATGCCCTCTTCGATCACTGGTTCAACTCGATGCCGGTCTTCGATGAACGCGAAGCCTTTGAACTGAGCTGCAGGCTGGaaccgccgccgccagctCCACGGAAATCGGTGGTCAGCACGAATACATCGCTCACCAATACCACCAACTCGTCGACGGCCTCGATTATGGGCCACCGGAAGACTGACTCCATACACTCCAACTCGAGCAGCGGAGCAGGATCACAGTTCTACTGCGAGCTGAACAGCAGCACTAGCTCCAGGCACAACTCCCTTGATCGGGATGCCCATCACCAGCATGCCTCCCTTATGTCCGCCTCGAGCAGTGTATCCAATCTGTCGCTGGACTCCAGCAACTCCGGCGGTCGGCAGTCTGGTAAGTTGACACACTCGCAGTCCATGGGCAACGGCTTAAAGTCCCACGGGAATGGCACCACCACGAATGGCGGCTCGCCGCACATCAACGCCCAGCTGGTGCAGCCCTCAGGCGGTACTCCGCAATCCGCGCCAGATTTCTACATCATCCGGGTCACCTACGAAACGGACAACATCGAGCTGGACGGAATTGTGCTGTACAAGAGCATAATGCTAGGCAACAACGAGCGGACGCCGCAGGTAATACGCAATGCTATGCTGAAGCTGGGCCTTGAGGACGATCCGGACAGGTTCACCCTGGCGCAGGTGCTGCCCGACAAGGAGCTGGTCATGCCCAAGAATGCGAATGTCTACTACGCGGTCAACACGAACTACAACCTCAACTTTATCCTGAGGCCGCGCAAGGAAGAGGGCGTGGCGGGCAGCTAG